From a single Mycolicibacterium moriokaense genomic region:
- a CDS encoding LLM class flavin-dependent oxidoreductase, with amino-acid sequence MSIADRRRGTKLRVGVTLPSRTGPIPNVFEYAKQAEDAGFYSAFDYEVYRNPFTMLAGAAVRTERIKLGTGLAAGFSRSPFEAANAAADVDEMSGGRMIFGLGTGAPELLKRLHSTNAKKPVGRMSEYIDVLRRSWEYLGTGKAEPLEGEHYWFNPPPLNPWGGRELARPQIPIYLAAMGPAMLDLCGRKADGWLGYFATPKFLEESVKPKIAAGAAKAGRDLSDIDLCVENICCVHPDREVAMRRARLQVGFYAVHPVSDAVAALHGFQDAVDDLRARMRREGLAAFAHTDDRIVEALSITGTPEEARQKLAEFEGVIDHVVLHCPYVPPFSAEESADCFSNIIDAFRDVATSGSGLPQSAVAH; translated from the coding sequence ATGTCGATCGCGGATAGAAGGAGGGGCACTAAGTTGCGGGTCGGAGTCACTTTACCCAGCCGTACCGGGCCCATACCGAATGTTTTCGAGTATGCGAAGCAGGCCGAGGATGCCGGCTTCTACTCGGCTTTCGACTACGAGGTCTATCGAAACCCATTCACCATGTTGGCCGGTGCCGCAGTACGAACGGAGCGAATCAAACTCGGTACCGGTTTGGCGGCCGGGTTCAGCAGGAGTCCCTTCGAGGCAGCAAACGCGGCAGCCGACGTGGATGAGATGTCTGGCGGCCGGATGATATTCGGCCTGGGTACCGGCGCACCCGAACTGCTCAAGCGCCTCCACTCGACGAATGCGAAAAAGCCGGTGGGCCGGATGTCGGAGTACATCGATGTGCTTCGGCGCTCCTGGGAATACCTCGGCACCGGCAAGGCGGAGCCGCTCGAGGGCGAGCACTACTGGTTCAACCCGCCTCCGCTGAATCCGTGGGGCGGCCGTGAATTGGCACGGCCGCAGATCCCGATCTACCTGGCCGCCATGGGTCCGGCCATGCTCGACTTGTGCGGACGCAAAGCCGACGGCTGGCTCGGGTACTTCGCCACCCCGAAGTTCCTGGAAGAGTCGGTCAAACCGAAGATCGCCGCTGGTGCAGCGAAGGCCGGCCGGGACCTGTCGGACATCGATCTGTGTGTCGAGAACATCTGCTGCGTGCATCCCGACCGTGAGGTCGCCATGCGTCGCGCTCGTCTACAGGTGGGCTTCTACGCCGTTCACCCCGTCAGCGATGCGGTCGCCGCCCTGCACGGTTTCCAGGACGCCGTCGACGATTTGCGGGCGCGGATGCGCCGTGAGGGGTTGGCGGCATTCGCCCACACCGACGATCGGATCGTCGAAGCGCTGAGCATCACGGGCACTCCGGAAGAGGCGCGGCAGAAACTCGCCGAGTTCGAAGGCGTGATCGACCACGTGGTCCTGCATTGTCCCTACGTACCACCGTTCTCAGCAGAGGAGAGCGCTGATTGCTTCAGCAACATCATCGACGCCTTCCGCGATGTGGCCACGTCTGGCAGCGGGCTTCCTCAGAGCGCCGTGGCGCACTGA
- a CDS encoding TetR/AcrR family transcriptional regulator: MTAVPPVRRPRKSSAELRELLTAAARTTFSERGFAGATTRDIAELAGTSETVLFRHFGSKAGLFDASIIEPFSSFIRRFVDTWLAVEEPHEAEIPTRAFFAEMYQMLREQRGVLLTLMAADVHEPDVAVNADIALFLDRIEAVAARELELRGWHAVDIPVLVRIAFGMVLAAAVFKEWLYTEPDSVPDDHIIDEMVEILISGASGSRAQSASSGCVVTEHRDRWRVDFRGAAQPVLLREAAEWLARSGRTVESMSWHNGELRLYY; encoded by the coding sequence ATGACCGCAGTGCCACCCGTGCGTCGTCCGCGTAAGTCCAGTGCAGAATTGCGGGAACTCCTGACGGCCGCGGCTCGGACGACGTTTTCCGAGCGCGGCTTCGCTGGTGCCACCACCCGCGATATCGCGGAACTGGCCGGGACCTCCGAGACGGTGCTGTTTCGGCACTTCGGCTCCAAGGCCGGACTGTTCGACGCGTCGATCATCGAGCCGTTCTCGTCGTTCATCAGGCGCTTCGTCGACACGTGGCTGGCTGTTGAGGAACCGCACGAGGCCGAGATACCCACCCGGGCATTCTTCGCCGAGATGTATCAGATGTTGCGCGAACAACGCGGGGTTCTGTTGACGCTGATGGCAGCGGACGTGCACGAGCCCGACGTCGCAGTCAACGCCGATATCGCACTGTTTTTGGACCGAATCGAGGCGGTTGCTGCCCGTGAACTCGAGCTGCGTGGGTGGCACGCGGTGGACATCCCGGTGCTGGTCCGCATCGCTTTCGGAATGGTCTTGGCTGCTGCGGTTTTCAAGGAGTGGCTCTACACGGAGCCCGACTCGGTGCCGGACGATCACATCATCGACGAGATGGTCGAGATTCTCATCAGTGGCGCGAGTGGCAGCCGTGCGCAGTCGGCCTCATCGGGGTGCGTGGTCACCGAGCACCGGGACCGTTGGCGGGTTGACTTCCGCGGTGCAGCGCAACCCGTGCTGTTACGCGAAGCGGCTGAATGGCTTGCCCGATCGGGCCGCACCGTGGAGAGCATGTCGTGGCACAACGGCGAACTCCGATTGTATTACTGA
- a CDS encoding cytochrome C oxidase subunit IV family protein, whose amino-acid sequence MTVQSRTIQPTDSTKISLTDPLVVSWAVLVALTLTSLWLGAGHSVAGMSGRAATMIILVVAFAKAGLVAAHFMEVKSAAPPLRWIVGTLLSVAMVVTLALYLWA is encoded by the coding sequence ATGACTGTTCAATCCAGGACCATTCAACCGACGGATTCCACCAAGATCTCGCTGACCGACCCGCTGGTGGTGTCCTGGGCGGTGCTGGTGGCACTGACGCTGACCTCACTGTGGCTGGGTGCCGGCCACAGTGTCGCCGGTATGAGCGGACGTGCGGCGACGATGATCATCTTGGTTGTGGCCTTCGCCAAAGCCGGGCTGGTGGCGGCCCACTTCATGGAAGTCAAGTCTGCGGCGCCGCCGCTGCGCTGGATCGTCGGAACCCTGCTCAGCGTCGCCATGGTGGTGACCCTGGCGCTCTATCTGTGGGCCTGA
- a CDS encoding alpha/beta hydrolase produces the protein MGNFDERQWGISASAVILTDAPSPSFAHDGAAALDDFQAGMRASHDLAAGPSVNTVIGHSYGSTLVGAAGLDGHLDANNVVAVGSPGVLADHASDLSLAPGANVFASRAENDLIGIATYATLGPDPMGQGFGAIPFEAAPGAAGPFGTPTIDAHSSYWSPGNPALLNMGRIIAGRTDVTPPTFTP, from the coding sequence ATGGGGAATTTCGATGAGCGTCAGTGGGGAATTTCAGCGAGCGCGGTCATCCTCACCGATGCCCCGTCGCCTAGCTTCGCGCATGACGGCGCCGCGGCGCTGGACGACTTCCAAGCCGGGATGCGCGCCTCACATGACCTGGCCGCTGGCCCGTCCGTCAACACAGTGATCGGTCACAGTTACGGTTCAACGCTGGTGGGTGCAGCTGGACTGGACGGTCACCTCGATGCCAATAACGTTGTGGCCGTCGGTAGTCCCGGTGTGCTCGCCGACCATGCGAGCGACCTCAGCCTGGCACCCGGTGCGAACGTCTTCGCGTCGCGCGCCGAGAACGACCTCATCGGCATTGCCACCTACGCGACACTCGGTCCAGATCCAATGGGCCAGGGCTTCGGCGCGATTCCGTTCGAGGCGGCGCCCGGGGCGGCCGGGCCTTTCGGCACGCCCACGATCGACGCCCACAGCAGCTATTGGTCCCCCGGCAATCCTGCGCTTCTCAACATGGGGCGCATTATTGCGGGCAGGACCGATGTCACTCCGCCCACGTTCACACCATGA
- the istB gene encoding IS21-like element helper ATPase IstB: MTPTPRTPKTTTTTAEEAPSTAASRYQQLRSHLAELKLAAAAEALPAVLDQASAEGLSLTVALERLLAVEVEASTARRLAGRLRFACLPTPATLADFDVDAAAGIDRKLIDELGTCRYLESATNILLIGPPGTGKTHLSVGLARAAAHAGYRTYFTTAADLAARCHRAAIEGRWATTMRFYAGPTLLVIDELGYLPLPAEAASALFQVVSQRYLKTSIVITTNRGVGAWGDILGDTTVAAAMLDRLLHRSVVINLDGESYRLRDHQAAAETLRRTTTGNRQQLH, encoded by the coding sequence ATGACCCCCACCCCACGCACCCCGAAAACCACCACGACCACCGCCGAGGAAGCACCGTCGACAGCCGCAAGCCGCTATCAACAACTGCGCTCGCATCTGGCCGAGCTCAAACTAGCCGCCGCAGCCGAAGCCTTACCCGCCGTCTTGGACCAGGCCAGCGCCGAAGGACTCTCGCTCACCGTTGCCTTGGAGCGACTACTGGCCGTCGAAGTCGAGGCCAGCACCGCGCGCCGGCTGGCGGGCCGGTTGCGGTTCGCCTGCCTGCCCACCCCGGCCACCCTCGCCGATTTCGATGTCGATGCCGCCGCCGGGATCGACCGCAAGCTCATCGATGAGTTGGGCACCTGTCGCTACCTGGAATCAGCGACCAACATCCTGCTCATCGGCCCACCAGGCACCGGCAAGACGCACCTCAGCGTGGGACTTGCCCGAGCCGCAGCCCACGCCGGCTACCGGACCTACTTCACCACCGCCGCGGATCTGGCCGCCCGTTGCCACCGCGCCGCGATCGAAGGACGCTGGGCCACCACCATGCGGTTCTACGCCGGCCCAACACTGCTGGTGATCGACGAACTGGGCTACCTGCCGCTACCAGCCGAGGCCGCCTCAGCGTTGTTTCAGGTTGTCTCCCAACGCTATTTGAAGACCAGCATCGTCATCACCACCAACCGCGGGGTGGGTGCATGGGGCGACATCCTCGGCGACACCACCGTCGCCGCCGCCATGCTCGACCGCCTACTGCACCGCTCGGTGGTCATCAACCTCGACGGCGAGTCCTACCGACTACGCGACCACCAAGCAGCCGCCGAAACCCTGCGCCGAACCACCACCGGCAACCGCCAACAACTACACTGA
- a CDS encoding phosphotransferase family protein, which yields MALKNSIDADLAAKRLAAWLSTKIPDAQDVTVTDVHVPGAGGLSNETVLFTAEWTQGGARTTQGLVARVQPEGPGVFPRYDLRKEAAVIKALGENSQVPQPKLYFHEDDPAVFGAPFLVMERIDGRVPADDPPFTAAGWVLDLTPEQRERMWHNSIDVLARIHSVDWRELGLDFLDTAEHHSGLDAGLANWRRTFEWAAEGKPNPTIEAALDWLEDHRPSGDQPKVLNWGDARIGNIIFSDGLIPAGVLDWEMVVLGSPEQDLGWWLFMMRHHTEGIGLPLPEGIPDRDATVDYYQSVSGYRPQNLDYYEALAGTRLAILTLRAAHLMIAAGLLPPDSAMGLSNPATHLVAQLVGLPAPDAAVSSYIGNR from the coding sequence GTGGCCCTAAAAAACAGTATCGACGCCGACCTGGCTGCCAAGCGGCTCGCCGCCTGGCTGTCCACAAAGATTCCTGATGCTCAAGACGTCACGGTGACCGACGTGCACGTGCCCGGCGCAGGCGGCCTGTCAAACGAGACGGTGCTGTTCACTGCCGAGTGGACGCAGGGAGGGGCCAGGACAACGCAGGGCTTGGTCGCACGCGTTCAGCCGGAAGGCCCCGGCGTATTCCCGCGATATGACCTGCGCAAGGAGGCCGCGGTTATCAAAGCCCTCGGGGAGAACTCGCAGGTTCCTCAGCCGAAGCTCTATTTCCACGAGGACGACCCCGCCGTTTTCGGTGCTCCGTTCCTAGTAATGGAACGCATTGACGGCCGCGTCCCCGCCGACGATCCCCCGTTCACAGCCGCGGGTTGGGTGCTGGACCTGACGCCGGAGCAGCGCGAACGGATGTGGCACAACAGCATCGACGTCCTCGCCCGGATCCACTCCGTGGATTGGCGTGAGCTCGGACTTGATTTTCTTGACACAGCCGAACATCACAGCGGCCTGGACGCCGGATTGGCGAACTGGCGGCGCACATTCGAGTGGGCCGCCGAAGGTAAGCCCAACCCCACCATCGAGGCGGCGCTGGACTGGCTTGAAGATCATCGCCCCTCCGGCGACCAACCGAAAGTTCTCAACTGGGGCGACGCGCGGATCGGCAACATCATCTTCTCGGACGGCCTGATCCCCGCCGGCGTTCTTGACTGGGAGATGGTGGTGCTGGGGAGTCCCGAGCAAGACCTCGGGTGGTGGCTGTTCATGATGCGCCATCACACCGAGGGCATCGGATTGCCGCTCCCGGAAGGTATTCCAGATCGTGATGCCACAGTGGACTACTACCAGAGCGTCAGCGGTTACCGCCCGCAGAACCTCGACTACTACGAGGCGCTCGCGGGCACGAGGCTCGCCATCCTGACACTGCGCGCCGCGCACCTGATGATCGCTGCCGGACTGCTGCCACCGGACTCTGCCATGGGCCTGAGCAATCCCGCGACCCACCTCGTTGCACAGCTGGTGGGGCTGCCTGCACCCGACGCTGCTGTATCGAGCTACATCGGTAACCGCTAG
- a CDS encoding alpha/beta hydrolase has product MTVSIEDIDRWDAGDVREVFHATRSRAEAAFEAADGIAELPAFGTWGGEASEAAKESIGQVRKDLDAHGNEALAVAQAARKAADDVEAVKSRLTQLRADATSAGFEIDPISNQVLLGPALEANMVEALAAEATRQELQARLTAILAEAARVDQELASAIAMATGAELIPEGPHSNDPAVQDMLTDPPEDPQQFHDAWENLSQEQRDWLYEQDHAIGNHPGMPFEDKDHYNRMHLSELQATNQADLDRLAKEHPGWTDGRPDTPNPSPPGFQEWKAQWDNANKTRQGYEQVQRALESPDGLQRYLGLIDDQGHAAVSINNPDTAIRNGTFVPGTGQDLSRLEYSTSKSEAMLQATLEADRNLKVGDVSMTTWMGYDRPMSILDRAHRKSSGVLAEIPHL; this is encoded by the coding sequence ATGACCGTTTCCATCGAGGACATCGACCGCTGGGATGCTGGTGACGTTCGGGAGGTCTTCCACGCCACTCGCAGTCGTGCTGAAGCGGCCTTCGAGGCCGCGGATGGCATCGCTGAGCTACCGGCTTTCGGAACGTGGGGCGGTGAGGCATCTGAGGCAGCCAAAGAATCGATCGGTCAGGTCCGCAAGGATCTCGACGCGCACGGCAACGAAGCACTTGCCGTCGCTCAGGCGGCCCGCAAAGCTGCCGACGACGTCGAGGCGGTCAAATCCCGCCTGACGCAACTGCGAGCCGACGCCACCAGCGCCGGCTTCGAGATCGATCCAATCAGCAACCAGGTCTTGCTCGGCCCGGCACTAGAAGCCAACATGGTCGAGGCACTGGCTGCCGAGGCGACACGACAGGAGCTACAAGCGCGCCTGACGGCAATTCTGGCCGAGGCCGCACGCGTCGACCAGGAACTCGCCAGCGCAATCGCCATGGCGACAGGTGCAGAGCTGATCCCAGAGGGGCCACACTCGAACGACCCCGCAGTGCAGGACATGCTGACCGATCCGCCCGAGGATCCGCAACAGTTCCACGACGCCTGGGAAAACCTGAGCCAAGAACAAAGGGATTGGCTGTACGAGCAGGACCACGCCATCGGCAACCACCCCGGCATGCCCTTCGAGGACAAAGACCATTACAACCGGATGCACCTCAGCGAGCTGCAGGCCACCAATCAAGCCGACCTGGACCGCTTAGCCAAAGAACATCCCGGGTGGACCGATGGTCGACCTGACACGCCCAACCCCAGCCCACCAGGCTTCCAGGAGTGGAAAGCACAGTGGGACAACGCAAACAAGACGCGACAGGGATACGAGCAGGTACAGCGGGCGCTGGAATCACCTGATGGTTTGCAGCGCTACCTCGGCCTCATTGATGACCAGGGCCACGCCGCGGTGTCGATCAACAATCCTGACACGGCCATCAGGAACGGCACGTTTGTTCCCGGCACCGGGCAAGACCTGAGCCGACTTGAATACAGCACGTCGAAATCGGAAGCAATGCTGCAGGCAACGCTCGAAGCCGACCGCAACCTCAAGGTTGGAGATGTTTCGATGACGACCTGGATGGGCTACGACCGCCCAATGAGCATCCTTGATCGCGCTCATCGAAAGTCCTCAGGTGTGCTCGCCGAAATTCCTCACCTGTGA
- a CDS encoding cytochrome c oxidase subunit 3 — translation MATTVATTRAKTRRNADSVPGETGIWILVLVDLMFFAAIFGVFMVERGNAPAVFDQSRAQLVVGWGAVNTLILLTSSLTMALAVRSVRQGALVQARRLVAVTAAFGVWFVVNKAIEWTAEIGAGHIPNENHFFLMYYTSAGIHLLHVLIGLVVLAYLYLAITRDIRRGAGPSPILKRNTESGGVFWHFVDLLWVVLFAVLYLAV, via the coding sequence ATGGCAACTACCGTGGCGACCACCCGGGCCAAGACGCGCCGCAACGCTGATTCCGTTCCGGGTGAGACCGGCATCTGGATACTGGTGCTCGTCGACCTGATGTTCTTCGCCGCGATATTCGGTGTGTTCATGGTCGAACGGGGCAACGCACCCGCGGTGTTCGACCAGTCGCGTGCGCAGCTGGTGGTCGGCTGGGGCGCGGTGAACACCCTGATACTGCTGACGTCGTCGCTGACGATGGCACTGGCGGTCCGCAGCGTCCGTCAGGGCGCGCTGGTGCAGGCCCGTCGGCTCGTCGCGGTCACCGCGGCCTTCGGCGTGTGGTTCGTCGTCAACAAGGCCATCGAATGGACGGCGGAGATCGGCGCCGGCCATATTCCGAACGAGAACCACTTCTTCTTGATGTACTACACCTCCGCGGGCATTCACCTGCTGCACGTGCTGATCGGGCTGGTGGTGCTGGCCTACCTGTACCTGGCCATCACCAGGGACATCCGTCGTGGAGCGGGGCCTTCGCCGATTCTCAAGCGCAACACCGAATCCGGTGGTGTCTTCTGGCATTTCGTCGACCTCTTGTGGGTCGTCCTGTTCGCCGTCCTCTATCTTGCCGTCTAA
- a CDS encoding protoporphyrinogen/coproporphyrinogen oxidase, with product MGGKAIVVGAGLSGLAAAYRLQQAGYQVTVLERADKPGGLAQTENHDGYLIDTGPDLINKSFVRYLRLAREVGLDGSIVPSSQVVDVLRDGRAITVDRRKPLSLVTTPVVSFRSKLVMALGYLRLRPKIHGMDPYALTEHSGADNTTAHELSLRYFNEEVTEQLVDPILRGFAGTGAKNASGVSVLAAFAVGTKKMVAIEGGMGRLPQEVARRLDVRYGTEVLAVAEDEEKVTVNVRLGGEASQLTADTVVLAVPFHEAVHMWSPLAESGGEFGSSLKDLPLLSISLGYDVPSPTPAYSVLVPSNESDEALLVMFQQNKAPDRSPKGKTLVTVFTEAGITARMMERTDSELVDWAAQFIESYYPTLRGRRDLGTVARWPHTGYWPTPGFWKGVSDMRKRLPKGRVHVTSTLFGSGGMERAVLGGERAADRVIREAEKATPAPSRIHGTPPR from the coding sequence ATGGGTGGAAAAGCCATAGTCGTTGGCGCCGGCCTCTCCGGCCTCGCCGCGGCCTATCGATTGCAACAAGCGGGATATCAGGTCACGGTCCTCGAGCGGGCCGACAAGCCGGGCGGCCTGGCGCAAACCGAGAACCACGACGGCTACCTGATCGACACCGGACCGGACCTGATCAACAAGAGTTTCGTCCGATATCTGCGTCTGGCCCGAGAGGTGGGGCTAGACGGCAGCATCGTGCCGAGCAGCCAGGTAGTGGACGTCCTTCGCGACGGTCGTGCGATCACCGTCGACCGCCGGAAGCCGCTGTCTCTGGTGACGACGCCGGTGGTGTCGTTCCGGTCCAAGTTGGTGATGGCACTCGGCTATCTGCGGCTGCGACCAAAGATCCACGGGATGGATCCCTACGCGCTGACCGAGCATTCAGGGGCCGACAACACCACGGCGCACGAGTTGTCGCTTCGGTACTTCAACGAAGAGGTCACCGAGCAGCTTGTCGACCCGATTCTGCGCGGCTTCGCCGGAACGGGAGCCAAGAATGCAAGCGGCGTTTCGGTTCTCGCCGCATTCGCCGTGGGCACCAAGAAGATGGTCGCGATTGAGGGTGGAATGGGGCGCTTGCCCCAAGAGGTGGCTCGTCGGCTCGACGTGCGCTACGGGACCGAGGTCTTGGCCGTCGCGGAGGACGAGGAGAAAGTCACTGTCAACGTGCGTCTCGGCGGTGAGGCCTCTCAGTTGACCGCTGACACTGTCGTTCTTGCGGTGCCGTTCCACGAGGCAGTCCATATGTGGTCGCCCTTGGCGGAATCCGGTGGTGAGTTCGGCAGTAGCCTCAAAGATCTTCCGCTGCTGAGCATTTCACTAGGCTATGACGTGCCCTCACCGACTCCGGCCTACTCGGTGCTGGTACCCAGCAACGAATCAGATGAGGCGCTGTTGGTGATGTTCCAACAGAACAAGGCTCCCGACCGGTCTCCCAAGGGCAAGACTCTGGTGACGGTGTTCACCGAGGCTGGCATCACTGCGCGGATGATGGAGCGCACCGATAGTGAGCTGGTGGATTGGGCAGCCCAGTTCATCGAATCCTATTACCCGACGTTGCGAGGACGCCGTGATCTGGGCACGGTAGCCAGATGGCCCCACACCGGGTATTGGCCGACGCCGGGTTTTTGGAAAGGCGTAAGCGACATGCGTAAGCGTCTACCCAAGGGCCGGGTGCACGTGACGAGCACGTTATTCGGCTCCGGTGGGATGGAACGCGCGGTTCTCGGCGGAGAACGCGCCGCCGATCGCGTCATACGCGAGGCAGAAAAAGCGACGCCGGCGCCGTCCAGAATCCATGGGACTCCACCACGGTAA
- a CDS encoding TetR/AcrR family transcriptional regulator, with product MSALRERKKAALRSTIVRCAVELFMARGYDAVGMEDIAAAAVCSRSTLNRYFGTKEDVLFATAPEVTERLRTALENVETDDRWTVARREVTSQLAQFFDNMDSDLRVDIMRLWYSEPPLHRRYLSFVSEWEDILKRFFAQGLPEDTANRLRVQLLSTAMASALRSVAHTAVLSGEDIDTLADVAFGMLEAGLLTKPAL from the coding sequence ATGAGTGCCCTACGGGAACGGAAGAAGGCCGCCCTTCGCTCGACAATCGTGCGCTGTGCCGTCGAACTGTTCATGGCGCGGGGTTACGACGCCGTCGGGATGGAGGACATCGCGGCGGCGGCAGTGTGCTCGCGCAGCACGCTGAACCGCTACTTCGGCACCAAGGAAGACGTCCTGTTCGCAACGGCCCCGGAAGTGACCGAACGCCTGCGGACCGCGCTGGAGAACGTGGAGACCGACGATCGATGGACCGTCGCCCGCCGAGAGGTCACCTCGCAGCTGGCGCAGTTCTTCGACAACATGGATTCGGATCTCCGCGTCGACATCATGCGGCTCTGGTACAGCGAGCCGCCCTTGCACCGCCGCTATCTGTCCTTCGTCTCCGAATGGGAAGACATCCTCAAGCGGTTCTTCGCGCAGGGGCTTCCGGAGGACACCGCGAACCGCCTCCGAGTGCAGTTGCTGTCGACGGCCATGGCGTCGGCGCTGCGCTCGGTTGCGCATACGGCGGTGCTATCGGGCGAAGACATCGACACGTTGGCAGACGTGGCTTTCGGCATGCTCGAAGCGGGGTTGTTGACCAAGCCCGCGCTGTGA
- a CDS encoding DUF7064 domain-containing protein has translation MTTETQDKPFWEHKNTGFLTAAPDCDLLHPTFKDANPSPTLTETHFFGFSVPEENIHGCTYMWHHPNLGVVSGGAWVWQGIKTHALKSELFAWTNYMSDDLLVKDLWEYEFENGYRVETIELLKRHRLRYVDESRQNSFDIELEALMEPMLVQTGMHFEQAMRARGELTLRGKTYEVDCTHVRDRSWGQARSERPAPTPPIDWMTGVFDENLMFGCTAYDHPDWDPAWKGLLDVPGGEPTKGGWVNRDGRLIPIVDSRKRVYEDPRTLAPTRAEMVLTDAEGRDYEIHGEVVATNRCAFWPSMDCWISLARWECEGKVCYGDLQHIQWHDYVRHFHP, from the coding sequence ATGACGACCGAGACGCAGGACAAGCCGTTCTGGGAGCACAAGAACACTGGATTCTTGACCGCCGCTCCCGATTGCGATCTGCTCCATCCGACGTTCAAGGATGCGAACCCCTCGCCGACCCTGACTGAAACGCATTTCTTTGGTTTCAGCGTGCCAGAAGAGAACATCCACGGCTGCACATACATGTGGCATCACCCGAACCTGGGTGTTGTCAGCGGTGGCGCGTGGGTTTGGCAGGGGATCAAAACGCATGCTCTGAAGTCCGAGCTGTTCGCCTGGACCAACTACATGAGCGACGACCTGCTTGTGAAAGACCTGTGGGAGTACGAGTTCGAAAACGGCTACCGAGTCGAGACAATCGAGCTGCTCAAGCGCCATCGGCTGCGCTATGTCGACGAATCACGACAGAACTCCTTCGATATCGAGCTCGAAGCACTGATGGAGCCCATGCTGGTTCAGACCGGCATGCACTTCGAGCAGGCGATGCGGGCTCGTGGTGAGCTGACGTTGCGGGGCAAGACCTATGAGGTGGACTGCACCCACGTCCGAGATCGCTCCTGGGGTCAAGCGCGCAGTGAACGACCGGCGCCGACGCCGCCGATTGACTGGATGACCGGTGTGTTCGACGAGAATCTCATGTTTGGTTGCACCGCCTATGACCATCCTGACTGGGATCCGGCGTGGAAAGGATTGCTCGATGTACCTGGCGGGGAGCCCACCAAGGGCGGCTGGGTCAACCGTGACGGTAGGCTGATCCCAATTGTGGACAGCCGCAAGCGGGTGTACGAGGACCCACGTACGCTGGCACCGACCAGGGCTGAAATGGTGCTGACCGACGCCGAGGGGCGCGACTACGAAATCCACGGTGAAGTCGTGGCCACCAACCGCTGCGCGTTTTGGCCCAGCATGGACTGCTGGATCTCGCTGGCGCGCTGGGAATGCGAAGGCAAGGTTTGTTACGGGGACCTCCAGCACATTCAGTGGCACGACTATGTCCGGCATTTCCACCCGTAG